The genomic stretch GGCAAGCCTTTTGGTCAATTGGTCGGCGCGAACCGTCATCAGGATTTTGCATACGTGGGTAATGCGCTGCCCAACAGCCAGCAGTGGAGGGATGCCAAACGCTTGCGTGATGCAGGATGTACCATTATCCGTGTAGCTCATTATCCGCAAGATCCGGCATTCATGGATGCTTGTGACGAAATGGGGCTGTTTGTTATTGTGGCTACTCCGGGATGGCAATATTGGAATAAAAATCCGGAGTTCGCAAAGCTGGTACATCGGAATACCCGTGAGATGATACGCCGGGACCGCAATCATCCCAGTGTGCTGATGTGGGAGCCTATTTTGAATGAAACGCCTTATCCGCGCGATTTCGCACTGGAGGCATTACGGATTACACGGGAGGAGTTTCCTTATCCCGGACGCCCTGTAGCGGCAGCCGATGTTCATTCGAAAGGAGTGGCGGAAAACTATGATGTGGTGTACGGATGGCCGGGAGATGATGAGAAGGCAGACCGTCCGGAACAATGTATTTTTACTCGTGAGTTTGGCGAGAATGTGGATGACTGGTATGCACATAATAATAATAACCGTGCCAGCCGTAGCTGGGGGGAACGCCCGTTGCTGGTGCAGGCGTTGTCATTATCAAAGAGTTATGATGAAATGTACCACACTACAGGACAGTTTATCGGTGGGGCGCAATGGCATCCTTTTGATCATCAGCGGGGGTATCATCCCGATCCGTATTTCGGGGGCATTTATGATGCGTTCCGGCAGCCTAAATACGCTTATTATGCTTTTCGCAGCCAGTCTGCCGCGACATTGAAGCATCCTGTAGCGGAATGTGGCCCTATGGTGTTTATCGCCCATGAGATGTCTCCTTTCTCGGATGCCGATGTGGTGGTGTTCAGTAATTGTGATTCGGTTCGTCTCTCTGTCTATGACGATACTGAGAGCTGGACGCTTCCGGTAGTTCATGCGCAGGGACATATGCCTAATGCCCCGGTGATATTCAAGGATGTATGGGATTTCTGGGAAGCACGCGAGTATAGTTATAAGCAAAAAAACTGGCAGAAAGTAAATATGGTGGCAGAGGGAATTATAGACGGTAAAGTGGTTTGCACTTATAAGCGGATGCCGTCACGTCGCAGCACGAAGTTGCGTATGTATGTGGATACGGAAGGAAAACAATTGGTGGCAGACGGTTCGGATTTTATCGTAGTGGTGGCCGAAGTGACGGATGATAGCGGTAATGTGCGCCGTCTGGCCAAAGAAAATATCGTATTTACTGTAGAAGGTGAAGGACGAATTATAGGGGATGCCTCTATCAATGCCAATCCGCGCACGGTGGAGTTTGGCTCTGCTCCCGTATTGATCCGTTCTACCCGCAAGCCCGGCAAAATAAAGGTGAAGGCCCATGTGCAGTTTGAAGGAACGAATGCGCCGGTTGCTACGGAAATAGAATTAGAAAGTATTCCGTCAGAACTGCCTTTCTGTTATACGGAGGAGGAGACGGATTCTCAATCAGTTGGAGCAGGACTAGCCGGAAGCCCTGTTAGAACAGAAAGAATGGCGGGGAAAGTTGTGCTGACAGAAGAGGAAAGGCAAAAAGTATTGATGGAGGTGGAGAGACAGCAAACTGAATTCGGTACGGAGAAGTAATATAGATAGAACGCGGATTTATCTCGTTCCAATCTAACCAATAATTGGTATTTAACTAATTTCAATTTAAGTACCAACGGATTTTTTTCTTATCTTTGACCTCGGTTTGAAGAAAACTAAATACTTATGAAGAAATATATACTTATTATACTTTGTTGCCTGACAAGCTTTCCTCTGTGGTCATATAATGTGAATATGATTGTGGAACATTATTCTGTAGATCAAGGGCTTCCTAATAATACGGTAAACTGTACCTTGAAAGACAGAGATGGCTTTATCTGGTTCGGAACCTGGTATGGCTTATGTTGTTTCGATGGAGTGAAGTTTAAAACATTCAATAAACAGGAGCACGATTCGGATGTGCCGCCACGTAAGATCCAGCGCATAGTCGAGGATAAAAACGGGTATATATGGGTAAAGACCATTGACCGTAAGTTATATGTCTTCAATAAAGTGACCGAATGTTTTCATGCTGTTTATGATGACATGAAGAACTATTCGGAGAATATCCAGGTGATAAAATTACAAAATACGGCCGAGGGGGATGTGTTGTTGCTGACTAAAGATAAAAATCTGTTATTGGCCGGGGTAGATGAAAAAGGGCAGGTAACTATCAAGATTCTGTTCGACTCTCGGAACGAGATAAACAAGCATGATTATACACTGAAACACCATGTCCTGTGTGAGACGGAGGAATATATCAGTTGGATAGGAACTGATTATAAGGTAGCCGCCGTGCATAAAGGATCGGAATTGGCATCCCGGCCTGCCGATTTTATAACCAGTAAGATTAATTCCGGTGACAAGGATAGTTTTACCAGTTTTTTTGAGGATGGCAGGAAGGTATGGGTCGGAGATCGTGCGGGTATTTTTTACAGTATCGATGTGAGGACCGGTTTGGTAAACCGGTATGTACTTTCCGAAATAAAAGGTGCGATCAGCAATTTGCTGGTTACTCCGGCAGGTTATGTCTATCTCAGTGTGGCCGGACAAGGCACATACGAATATGATTTGGCTGAGCGCAGGTTGCAAAAGATAAATACTGAAATGAATGACGCTATGGTAACTCATGCATTCATAGACCAGTATGATAAAATATGGTTTCACGAAAATGAGAAGGCGCTGATTTATTATGATCCGTTGAACCATACTGCAAAACGGTTTCCGTTTACCATGTTCGGCAAGATAACCACCCTGTATTCGGAAGATGCCGGCGAAAGAGGGCTTTTTTTCCTGTCTCCGGCAGGAGAGGCCTGGTTGTTCGACAGGGAACATGCGGAGATGGTTTATATCAATAAATTGAAACAACTTTCTAATGATAGGACAAATCAGCAGTTTTATCATCTGATGTTGGATAATGACGGGGTATTGTGGCTTTCCTCTGCCGATGAAGGGGTGTATTGCATGAATTTCCCCAAGAAGCAATTCAATCTGCTTTCGTTGTCTCCGCAATCAGCCGGTCAGGAAAATTATGCGACAGGGGTAAGAGCCCTTTTCCAATCAAAAAGTGGCGATATCTGGGTGGGCACCCGTTGGCAGAGTGTTTATCGGATGGACCGGAACGGTGTAACCAAACATGTTTTTTCGACAGGTGACGAGCATATAGGTAATGTATATCACATCATGGAAGACGACAAAGGAAACCTTTGGTTCTCTACCAAAGGCGACGGATTGGTGAAAGCTGTTCCTGATGAGAAAACTGCAGGTGGTTTCCGTTTTAAACGTTATCTGCATAATTTGTCTGATTTGTCGTCAATCAGCGGGAATGATGTGTATTTCACTTATC from Phocaeicola dorei encodes the following:
- a CDS encoding glycoside hydrolase family 2 protein, translating into MKKLFILLVCLLPVLAQAQMETSVAGFIPLSGSGRIVYNFNPGWRFHRGDIKGAEAVRFDDTSWQVVSAPHTVELMPAEASGCRNYQGVAWYRKHFVIPQDMKGKEVSLHFEGAMGKQVIYLNGKRVQEHLGGYLPFTVQLTEQGVQPGDSCLLAVMTDNSDDKNFPPGKRQYTLDFAYHGGIYRDVWMIGKSSVAITDALEADKVAGGGVFVHFDNISGKKAEVYVDTEVHNSGKQTRTVAVETVLADAGDVPVKRVSQQVKLQAGESKTVRQQFAVRNPKLWSPDSPYLYRIQSRVKAGHEVLDGGVTRVGIRKAEFKGKDGFWLNGKPFGQLVGANRHQDFAYVGNALPNSQQWRDAKRLRDAGCTIIRVAHYPQDPAFMDACDEMGLFVIVATPGWQYWNKNPEFAKLVHRNTREMIRRDRNHPSVLMWEPILNETPYPRDFALEALRITREEFPYPGRPVAAADVHSKGVAENYDVVYGWPGDDEKADRPEQCIFTREFGENVDDWYAHNNNNRASRSWGERPLLVQALSLSKSYDEMYHTTGQFIGGAQWHPFDHQRGYHPDPYFGGIYDAFRQPKYAYYAFRSQSAATLKHPVAECGPMVFIAHEMSPFSDADVVVFSNCDSVRLSVYDDTESWTLPVVHAQGHMPNAPVIFKDVWDFWEAREYSYKQKNWQKVNMVAEGIIDGKVVCTYKRMPSRRSTKLRMYVDTEGKQLVADGSDFIVVVAEVTDDSGNVRRLAKENIVFTVEGEGRIIGDASINANPRTVEFGSAPVLIRSTRKPGKIKVKAHVQFEGTNAPVATEIELESIPSELPFCYTEEETDSQSVGAGLAGSPVRTERMAGKVVLTEEERQKVLMEVERQQTEFGTEK